The window AAGCGCAAGGAATGTTATTTGAGGGTGTTGATAGTATACCTATAGgaacctcacaccacttcagcacacacttgacccacttgtagggctatataggagccgagtcaaaattaagctcgttcagcttggctcgagctcgtgtTTAGCAATACAAGGTCAGCTTGTACTCAATTCGATAGATCAAGCCACACTTCGAGTATGACTCTTTTAAGTTTgcttaccaactccccatttgacctaatttctttctttggttttaagcTCTATCACCTGAGTGGGGGGGTGTGGGTGCGGTTGCCGAtgtgggtgtgggtgccggagcggcacattataaaaaatttaagtgcggcGGTGTGGtaagggtattttattattattatttttattaatttactatatatataacagaataagcatgcaTATATTGTTATTATAATTAAGTTATCAATGTacataacatacttgaataattgtactGCATActaaaatatcataacaacatatattatataagtcaTTTAGTAATATGGCATTCTAATTGGGCTCGGGTATGAGTTGGAGCTGCGCCCATGTCTGGTGCGCACACGACTCGATGTAACTCGGGTGCGgtagtaaaatagaagagtccgggTTACTtaggttttaagtttgaaaatttcaaaagaacaccTAGCTCATCGTCCTTGACCTCAGCCAGGACCAGTAGCatagccacattgtggctggtgtgaaatcttaaatatttactgcttttcatatatatatgtatatatatccaccagatttgagtttgtttaaacaagtgcccctccattcaatttcttttgactCCATCGGAGCTCAGCCAACTCTCAAAGGCGACTAAGCTCGATTTGAGCAtcaacaacatatctattgagaCTCCAGCATCACCGCGGGAGTTGAAGGGCTTGGACCCATATGGCGGGGTTGGTCAGCCTCGACTTGGCTCGTCGGCACTATCCCGGCTTCCGTGGCTCGCCTGCGCAACCTGACCTACCTGTCCCTAAACCACAACGGGCTCACTGGGGCCATACCATCTGGACTCGGTAGGCGTCCCTTGATTCACGACCTCGACCTCTGCTACAACCGGCTCAGCGGGCAGGTGCCGTTCTGGAAGGAGGTGGTGGAGTGGTTGGGCCCCAAGCTCAAGCTCGCTGGAAACGACGGCCTGTGTCTTGGCTCTGAGATCGTCGGCACTGGCTTGGTTAGGGTGGACGTCGATGGCTGCATCTCTGACAACGTCGCCCAGTCGTTGGCCCGTGATGGCTCAGCAGTGAGCTCGAGCGGGTCGAGTCTCAGATTGGATTCTTGGTACGGCGTGGCTCCGTCCCTGCTGCCTGCTAACCTCCTCACGTTATGACACTAGTGTCCTTTTCCactgctttttcttattatctttttgtcttccgtaaagaacatgaacaaagtGTACATTTTTCGTGTTTTGAGTATACAAGATGAgtctgttttcacttttcatcttcaGTTGAGTAATTAGACACAATTTGAGATTCTGTGTTCACTTCTTTTGattatatgtctatatatatatatgtatatatgtatgtatatatatatatatatatatatatatatatatatatatatatatatattatatatatatatatatatatatatatatatatatatatatatatatatatatatatatatatagaaagatatagagagggagagagagatttcatatTATAGAGGCCAATAGAGAGATCTACCTCGTTCAATGGGTCTGTTCAATTTAGAGCAGGTGATGGTTTCCTGGACTTGTCTAGATAATAAAAGGACGTTCTGACCTACGTGGAATCAGTACCGTCCGACGAAGGAGTTCTGTACTTGATAGACTCCGTTTTGTACTGTTTGTGACCGATTCAGTACACCGATCCGTGTTGAATACCGAAAGAGGGTTGTTTGAATTGGGAAGGGCGGTTCACCactgttttttttgttgctcaCGGAACAACTCTCTGAGTTGCGCGATAGGTTTTGTCGGTATggacaaacaaagaaaaagggaattgtaGTCAAACACGGCACCTCTGGGCCCATGGAACCATATGTGGAGTTGGAACACGCTCTCTGCAAAGAGTGGGTACAGAGGGACCACTGAACTAATCCCCTTCGTCCcctttgttttgcttattgtggatCCTGTATCTCGGACTGTTTTACTTCGATACGAACGATATGCCTTACAACAATGCATGCAATGGCCATCTGACGTGTTGATCAAAATACTCTCTATCACGTGTTCttgtttagaaaatataaaaaaacaaaatttgatatgtaagttttaaaaattttaaaataaccaatataaaaaaatatgtaaaatcgTATTTCAACTGTGGTTCGACCCTTGCCTATTCAATTGCAAAAAGCAAGCAAGATTAATCTTGATACTTCCACTTTCTAGTCGTgctcaaatgtttgatattTATCATTTGTGGTGCATCTAATTTCTTCGAGTCTATGCAtcactttgttttgtattaATTCGAGATTATACATCTTGTTGACCAAAAAACAAGgtacaatttcttgaaaataattaaatggggAATTAAGCTGGAATTTATGCCTGGTAGAATTTTCTAGTTGCGTTTTCTTTCTTAAGCACGTTTcttggaatgattttgataCATGATCAGTTGCTTCTAGAAAGGGGGATGTATCAACATGCATATGTTGGTCAACCTAAGTTATGCCtctaaactacaaaaaaaactcaagaaaaagTGAAGTCATAGAGAAATTAGTCATTTACATGATTGAGTTAAAAGTTGAGATACATGAATTAAAGGAACTTTTAGGGGTTATTTGGCAGTAGGGATGCTTTATAAGcatcccatgaatctacccaaaaattgaggcagattcatgcaACAATAATTCAAGGTTCTATATCCTTCTAAATAAGGGTGAACAATGAGCCAAGCAACTTGAACTCGGTTCGTTAAAGCTCGGttcgaactcgagttcgagctagcTTTTCTACTCAATGAGCTAGGCTTTAGTTGATCGTTCATCTTATGTTATCGAGCCAAGTCTGAGTTTGTTTAGGCTCGCTTATCCAACTCGGCTCGTTAGCACGAGAAACCGATATTTATTGCTTTACTTTTCCTCATTGAtttgtcattttcctttttctttttctctgtcttcactctcttcctcttccatcctCCAATGTAATATTGCCATCATCATTCGCTCAGTTCGCTGCAGCTAAGGCCTCTGCTCAGTAATGGTTCTTCACTTTCCATTGACGTGATTTCTTAGCAACGATCGCCCCTGCTCGCCATCGCCATGGACTGCTTGCTCTTCATTGCTCCCAGTCACCATCGAGGTCGTCTGGTTGCCGTTCGCCATGTTCCCTAGAATAGCAGGGACCTATTCATCTCATCGCCTCTGCAATAGCAGGTGGGCGTCACAATGAAAGTAAAACTAAACATGTCACTATGCAGGAAgccattaaagcagaaaacaattgcccaactcaacaaaactaaataatcaaactaaatcaaaaaaGGATCCTACGGAATACAAATCAAAGCAATGACCTTAACCgctggacatgtgcaatagctaactaaaggatctattcaactaatctgacactaacgtgatacaagagaaactgagcattatgctcgtctaaaaccatgaaggacctgaggacataaaacccaaaacccatgcaacttcgatgaatagaatctttcaaaaatgtcacagttcaaaatggactacaaaattgattggtccttttgaaaagagagaagaagtgATCCATGACagactcaaccctaagtctgggttatgttgaagacactcggtttaagatggaataatgggccaAGCTTAATCACTTATCCAaaatgatatgcatctcttgagacaaagaaatgaaattcgtcacactcaacatgagttgactaTGTTCAAGGAGTTTCATCTATTacatgaatggactaatggtttggtaatggaatcGCCAACATTTTTCAAGGCCAAAGGggattgggaatgaaatgacaaacataggTCAAGACCGAAGGAGactggttagttcctcctatgactagagatgtcaagttttagtttgaaatagttaaaaaatgatcaatttaactaataagcatgagtgctcgtgttgaCCCTAGTAccgcacatctaccaaagattttcacattcaattcttgcgagttcagccttcatgcctttcatctcttggcaaacaccttttacttttttttctctttttttatttctttctcttccattcagcttttgcctttaattttttttcttgatttttttttaggccgaccttcacctttgagggaatacctcaccaccccaaaggttACTACGAAGCTCCATCGCTTTGGTGGTCATGTGTAGTTTTGTCACGTATCAAACCCGCTTGATCTTGCAGGCTTTCGatgagccaaaggttcataagtcgttatcttcgcggtataggcataaatcacctatatgcctacccggtactcttgattactgacccagaggaatgactacacaagccccgagccaatctctcaactctcattttgctacttaccaagatcttacaaagcattttggcttctctctcaagatatcttCCTACTCAATCCTTATAAATGCTTGattaccagagtcaatagcatttcctagtctcaACTTTCCCAACTTCACATgacctttccttactgctcatattcaagatcttttcaattttcctcttccattgtttggcaacaaaaatttgaaattttatccttctgctcaaggaggtactaagactaaagaaaagccacatcattgtgtgagaagacacttttaaaatgtttttaagcaaaactgaaaattatcacttttacgaaaattcttaacatcaaatggtatatcaccaagaggaaggaattctactttaaagaagagggtgaatgcaaagtagcataggttggttgggtagaaaaatgaacttcaccaactctcctagggacttctatacgaaaggttggtttaatagtgacgattttccataaatgtttgagtcctcaactgattgaaagttttacaaatggtttaggttaaGTTCTTATCTTTCCCCAAATGTAGCCTGGGAGCAATCTATCCTATGTGGCGGATTgtgtaaaatcatcaagtgcatgataatgacaactacaggattggactctgttagactctaaatgtaCAACTATCCAGCAAAGTTGATCAGTCTTATGCCCTGGTTACATGAGGACTttgcaaaatatgtttttgaccACAAACTAATAAAGCATTAGCAGAAAACATCCAAACACAATGTCGTCATAGATGGAGGTGTCATGGACTTGACTTTATTTATGTCATCTACCTACTTCTTACCATGACCTTATGCTGCCctttgcatgatatgttgacTTGCTTCCTGTTTGAGATATCTATGAAACACCTGTACCAAGCTACACCACTTAGAGAACTGTTTTTCATTCGTTGACTACAAATGATAACCCTAGAGTTTAGCTTCTACCCTGGGAAACATGACCAAGTGATGAGGCGAATCTCAAAACTCTTGAATCCaggtcagagaaaaaaaaatgatgaagctAACAACTGAGGAAACTGTTTCACCTGAAACAAACATAGACTTCCAAAATTTCCTATCCACAGCAACAACATACAACACTAACGTTCTTGACGAGCATGACAACTTAATTGAAATGAAGGCACCATACTTTATAAACACAGAAATCCCTGAAGAGACCTCCAGTCCATGTTAGTTGATGAAATCAGAACTACATGCAACCAATCCACCTGATGCCTACGACTGAAACCTGACCAAATTGTGGCACTAAAAACCTCCCAATAAATGACCTAAAGCCGAAGTCAagagaagcagcaaaacaagGTACTCGATCAGCAATCATGAAGTGGATTGGGGAAAATACCGGCAGATACTATGACATAAGTATTCCCCATACAGTCGATGTTTCCAAATTAGGCGTCCTTTCCAAATTAGGCATCCCTTTCATCGaactattattccatgtcgatggcactgtGTTCAAATTCTCCGATGCAGAATCCATaacccacaataagcaaaacggaAAAAGGATTCCTGAAGGCCTGATATCACAATTATCATTCTCCCAAGTAGCACAAGTAGAACTCGGGATACAAACCGGGTGAAGGAGGTGGCATCATTACTGGTTTGTCAACTGCGGCATCTGCATTGGAAGCTGGGGTTTCAGCTGGTGCCGGATCTTCCATAGAACTGGTCGCCGGGTCAGAGGGGAGCTGGTATCGTGAAGATGATGGCACCAATTCCTTTGAGTTGGGCACATCAACCCTCGGTGCGGCCGGCACCCCTTTTGGATGAGATTTCTCCACCTGATTCCACCAAATCAAcccccaaagaaaaacaagttctccGCCTGATTCCCAAAAATCAAGCCCTGAAGAAAACAACCCCTAAGAAAACCAGAAAACACATAAATGAGATGTTGGAGTCGACAACAAACCCAAGAATaggtaaacaataacaaataagatTTGGGCAAGGTTTGCTTCATCCGAATACCTTGAGATGCTTGCTTCTTGGCACCGGCGATGGCATAGAAAGCTTCACCGATTAAGAGATGCACCTGGTGGAAACCATGGCTCCCTTCTCTGATCATGTTtccctctctcccctttctcctaCTCCTTCTCCCCCACTTTTCTCCTCTCTGAGCGGATGTCAGtcgctcttcctctttcctgtCTTCCTGAAACGgcaaaaggagagaaacaaaaagaaaaaaaacggaAGGGTCAAATACAATGACGAGTCCCAAACCAATATTACAGTATGGATGGGGCGAGCAAGGTTGAATTCGACTTGGAAATGTGagaaaaaatacaacaaaaaaaaaacacacaaaaatcGTCATATGATGTGTGCACTTGGATATGGTCAAcccattttttcacttttcttttccatctgttgTGGTCCGGTGGACTCAAAATGTTTCCTTCGTGGGTCTAGTGTGGTAAAACCATAGAAAGGTTCTCTGTTTGCATTTGATATAGATCAAACTTATGAGTTGTTTATCTCATAAGAAGGATGGGATCCGGGAAATGACCCCTCCAATCAAGGGGGGCCATGTTCTTAGAGAGATGTGTCTAGATGGtggtcagtttttggatctCTCTCGATTGTATCTTGTTTAACAAAGGATTTAGCTTAAATCTACTGTTTTGACAAATAGCAAATTTGAAAACCATTGTttatgggttgtttgacaaggccggaattgcataattatgtaaataaaattttcttttttgaggaaatgggaattgaatcctcaatcaaagattttatgttttaagattatagtttcattcttgaatcaaaatttaggaaTCATGATTCTATTCTgaggggtggaattatga is drawn from Nymphaea colorata isolate Beijing-Zhang1983 unplaced genomic scaffold, ASM883128v2 scaffold0345, whole genome shotgun sequence and contains these coding sequences:
- the LOC116244845 gene encoding phytosulfokine receptor 1; amino-acid sequence: MVRLANDKVFVVFGVYLPPRFGERLQSLYKLEALVSRVEGPVMLIGDFNAMLNSRNNSGSALLPASCLSFNRFVYACRLKEVEDSNKSITAGVEGLGPIWRGWSASTWLVGTIPASVARLRNLTYLSLNHNGLTGAIPSGLGRRPLIHDLDLCYNRLSGQVPFWKEVVEWLGPKLKLAGNDGLCLGSEIVGTGLVRVDVDGCISDNVAQSLARDGSAVSSSGSSLRLDSWYGVAPSLLPANLLTL